A stretch of Peteryoungia algae DNA encodes these proteins:
- a CDS encoding helix-turn-helix domain-containing protein, whose product MAERKIFAGPRVRRIRNGLGLTQTAMAEALEISPSYLNLIERNQRPLTVQLLLKLSSVYKVDLDGLQGEAGGSTSQLREIFADPLLSGELPGDQELIEVAEAAPNAASGIIKLYRAYREQAARLSDLADLLAREGHETSLSGARLPIDEVREVFERRPNYFARLDEAAEAFHAGLGLSAGDDLTVALKTWLRSTHGIVVRALPVQAMPSLRRRYDRHSMRLFLSERLSPFDQMREVSMEVVLLALGEDVQAELEGLELSSGEARRIARFELARYTAHALMMPYGAFLSAAIRARYDIDVLRARFNVSFEQVANRLTMLQRPGATGVSFFMMEIDNAGNRFRRAGATGFPQAKFGGGCPKLNVHAAFAQPGQILVEQVEMPDGSAFLTLSRTLEGPQASFGERIRRTALLIGCDASSRDEVAYAAALPDRSVAPIAIGPACRLCERSGCLARAEPPLTRPLGLDEMVTGLSAFDFQ is encoded by the coding sequence ATGGCAGAGCGCAAGATCTTTGCGGGGCCTCGTGTCCGTCGCATTCGCAATGGCCTCGGCCTCACCCAGACGGCCATGGCCGAGGCGCTGGAAATTTCGCCCTCCTATCTCAACCTGATCGAGCGCAACCAGCGCCCCCTGACGGTCCAGCTGCTGCTCAAGCTGTCTTCCGTGTACAAGGTCGATCTCGACGGGCTGCAAGGCGAGGCTGGTGGCTCGACGAGCCAGTTGCGCGAGATCTTCGCCGATCCGCTGCTTTCGGGGGAATTGCCCGGCGATCAGGAACTGATCGAAGTCGCCGAAGCTGCTCCGAATGCTGCGAGCGGCATCATCAAGCTCTACCGCGCCTATCGTGAACAGGCTGCGCGTCTGTCGGATCTCGCCGATCTCCTGGCGCGGGAGGGGCATGAGACGTCTCTATCGGGTGCGCGCCTGCCGATCGACGAGGTGCGCGAAGTCTTCGAGCGCCGGCCGAATTATTTCGCCCGGCTCGACGAGGCTGCAGAGGCCTTTCATGCCGGCCTTGGCCTGTCGGCCGGAGATGATCTCACGGTCGCCCTCAAGACATGGCTGCGTTCGACCCACGGCATTGTGGTGCGCGCGCTTCCCGTGCAGGCCATGCCCTCGCTCCGTCGCCGCTACGACCGCCACTCCATGCGCCTCTTCCTCTCGGAGCGTTTGTCGCCCTTCGACCAGATGCGCGAGGTGTCGATGGAGGTGGTGCTGCTTGCTCTCGGCGAAGACGTGCAGGCCGAACTCGAGGGGCTTGAACTCTCCTCGGGCGAGGCGCGTCGCATCGCTCGCTTCGAACTGGCGCGCTATACCGCACACGCCCTGATGATGCCCTATGGAGCCTTTCTCTCGGCAGCCATCCGCGCCCGCTATGACATCGACGTATTGCGTGCCCGCTTCAACGTCTCCTTCGAGCAGGTGGCCAACCGGCTGACCATGCTTCAGCGCCCGGGTGCGACAGGCGTCTCCTTCTTCATGATGGAGATCGACAATGCCGGAAACCGTTTCCGCCGCGCAGGCGCGACGGGCTTTCCGCAGGCGAAGTTCGGCGGCGGTTGTCCCAAGCTGAATGTTCACGCCGCTTTCGCTCAGCCGGGGCAGATCCTGGTCGAGCAGGTCGAAATGCCTGACGGTAGCGCATTTCTCACCCTGTCGCGCACGCTGGAGGGCCCACAGGCCAGTTTCGGAGAGCGCATCCGCCGCACCGCGCTGCTGATCGGCTGCGACGCATCGAGCCGGGACGAGGTCGCCTATGCGGCCGCGCTTCCCGACCGCTCGGTGGCCCCGATCGCGATCGGCCCGGCCTGTCGCCTCTGCGAACGGTCAGGCTGTCTTGCTCGAGCGGAGCCCCCGCTGACCCGCCCGCTCGGCCTCGACGAGATGGTCACAGGCCTCTCCGCGTTCGATTTTCAGTGA
- a CDS encoding polyamine ABC transporter substrate-binding protein, producing the protein MKAHFIRTASVALATIFIASAVQAQERVVNVYNWSDYIDESVLADFTKETGIKVVYDVFDSNELLETKLLAGGSGYDVVVPTAPFLARQIQAGVFQKLDKSKLSNLTNLWPMVSERLSKYDPGNEYAVNYMWGTTGIGYNVAKVKEALGADFTVDSWDTIFKPENAEKLKACGVNILDASDETFAIAMNYIGKDPDSKEAADLEAGGEVYMKIRPSVRTFNSSAYIDDLANGDVCVTIGWSGDILQAKARAEEAENGVEINYVIPKEGTYMWFDNMAIPADAKNVAEAHEFINFLMRPDVIAKASNYVQYANGNLAAQELLDPEVKDNPAVYPPEDVMSKLFTISPYGPREQRVLNRVWTQIKTGS; encoded by the coding sequence ATGAAGGCTCATTTCATCCGTACGGCGTCGGTGGCCCTGGCGACGATCTTCATCGCATCGGCTGTCCAGGCGCAGGAACGCGTCGTCAACGTCTACAATTGGTCCGACTATATCGACGAATCCGTCCTCGCAGATTTTACCAAGGAAACGGGTATCAAGGTCGTTTATGACGTTTTCGATTCGAACGAATTGCTCGAGACGAAACTGCTCGCCGGTGGCTCGGGCTATGACGTCGTCGTGCCGACGGCGCCTTTCCTTGCTCGTCAGATCCAGGCCGGTGTTTTCCAGAAGCTCGACAAGTCGAAGCTGTCGAACCTGACCAATCTCTGGCCGATGGTCAGCGAGCGTCTGTCGAAATATGATCCCGGCAACGAATATGCCGTCAACTACATGTGGGGCACGACGGGCATTGGCTACAATGTCGCCAAGGTCAAGGAAGCGCTGGGCGCCGATTTCACCGTCGATAGCTGGGATACCATCTTCAAGCCGGAAAACGCCGAAAAACTGAAGGCCTGCGGTGTGAACATCCTCGACGCATCCGACGAGACCTTCGCCATCGCCATGAACTATATCGGCAAGGATCCCGACAGCAAGGAAGCCGCTGATCTGGAAGCGGGTGGCGAAGTCTACATGAAGATCCGCCCTTCGGTGCGCACCTTCAACTCGTCCGCATATATTGACGATCTCGCCAATGGCGACGTCTGCGTCACGATCGGCTGGTCAGGCGATATTCTGCAGGCCAAGGCCCGCGCCGAGGAAGCCGAGAACGGCGTCGAGATCAACTATGTGATCCCGAAGGAAGGCACCTACATGTGGTTCGACAACATGGCGATCCCCGCGGATGCCAAGAACGTCGCCGAAGCCCATGAGTTCATCAACTTCCTGATGCGCCCCGACGTGATCGCCAAAGCCTCCAACTATGTGCAGTATGCGAATGGCAACCTGGCCGCCCAGGAGCTTCTGGATCCAGAGGTCAAGGACAACCCGGCCGTCTATCCGCCGGAAGACGTCATGTCCAAGCTCTTCACCATCTCGCCTTACGGCCCACGCGAGCAGCGTGTGTTGAACCGGGTCTGGACACAGATCAAGACCGGTAGCTGA
- a CDS encoding ABC transporter ATP-binding protein translates to MAKTLGPVKHKFSPWTDANAVPFIRFENVTKRFGDFVAVDNLSLDIYEREFFSLLGPSGCGKTTLMRMLAGFEKPSSGRILLQGQDLSGVPPYKRPTNMMFQSYALFPHMSVEKNIAFGLEQDNMSKGEIEARVQEMLKLVKLEQFAKRKPNQLSGGQRQRVALARSIAKRPKVLLLDEPLGALDRKLREETQFELMDIQTKLGLTFLIVTHDQEEAMTVSDRIAVMDKGILVQVATPAEIYEAPNSRYVADFIGDINILEAKVESKQGEGPAELVHIDSDGVKIIVEQACDATGGDSVAFAVRPEKVQISSTQPETSTANTLHGEVLDIGYLGDFSVFIVRLDDGRMFRAAQANVSRLVDRPITYGDMVWLSWPADAGLVLTR, encoded by the coding sequence ATGGCGAAGACACTGGGGCCTGTTAAGCACAAATTTTCTCCTTGGACCGATGCGAATGCCGTTCCTTTCATCCGCTTCGAAAACGTCACCAAGCGGTTCGGCGATTTCGTCGCGGTCGATAATCTGAGTCTCGATATCTACGAGCGCGAGTTCTTTTCGCTGCTCGGGCCGTCCGGCTGTGGCAAGACAACGCTCATGCGCATGCTGGCCGGCTTTGAAAAGCCGAGCTCAGGTCGCATCCTTCTGCAGGGGCAGGATCTCTCCGGCGTGCCGCCCTACAAGCGCCCCACCAACATGATGTTCCAGTCCTATGCGCTCTTCCCGCACATGTCGGTCGAGAAGAACATCGCCTTTGGCCTGGAGCAGGACAACATGTCGAAGGGCGAGATCGAGGCCCGCGTCCAGGAAATGCTGAAACTGGTGAAGCTGGAGCAGTTCGCCAAGCGCAAACCCAACCAGCTCTCGGGTGGCCAGCGCCAGCGCGTCGCGCTCGCCCGTTCGATCGCCAAGCGCCCCAAGGTCCTGTTGCTCGACGAACCGCTCGGCGCGCTCGATCGCAAGCTGCGAGAGGAAACCCAGTTCGAACTGATGGACATCCAGACCAAGCTCGGCCTGACCTTCCTGATCGTCACCCATGACCAGGAAGAGGCGATGACCGTGTCCGATCGCATTGCCGTTATGGACAAGGGCATTCTCGTCCAGGTGGCAACACCCGCCGAGATCTACGAGGCGCCGAATTCGCGTTATGTCGCTGACTTCATCGGCGACATCAATATTCTCGAAGCCAAGGTGGAATCCAAGCAAGGCGAGGGACCGGCCGAACTGGTGCACATCGACAGCGACGGCGTAAAGATCATCGTCGAGCAGGCCTGCGATGCGACAGGGGGCGACAGCGTCGCCTTCGCCGTCCGGCCGGAAAAGGTGCAGATCTCGTCCACCCAGCCCGAAACGTCGACCGCCAACACGCTGCATGGTGAGGTCCTGGACATCGGGTATCTGGGTGACTTCTCGGTCTTCATTGTGCGCCTGGATGATGGCCGCATGTTCCGGGCCGCTCAGGCCAATGTCTCGCGGCTCGTCGATCGACCGATCACCTATGGCGACATGGTCTGGCTCTCCTGGCCGGCCGATGCCGGCCTTGTCCTGACACGCTGA
- a CDS encoding ABC transporter permease subunit: protein MADSIAASRSGSAKWLVVIIPYLWMILFFLTPFLIILKISLSDTAIAMPPYRPVLEGFAVIGDFISQLDFDNYVFLTEDSLYFNSYVSSLRIALISTFLLLLIGYPMALAMARASVSIRPTLVMLVILPFWTSFLIRVYAWIGILKPEGLLTVLLQSLGLMDEGSQVQIFRTEIAVFIGIVYSYLPFMVLPLYSALEKMDGTLLEAASDLGCPPWKAFWKITFPLSIPGVIAGSMICFIPITGEFVIPDLLGGANTLMIGKTLWTEFFGNRDWPLASAVAVLLLLILVVPIAIFQNQQQKA from the coding sequence ATGGCCGACAGTATCGCCGCCTCCAGATCCGGGTCCGCAAAATGGCTGGTCGTGATCATCCCCTATCTGTGGATGATACTCTTCTTCCTGACGCCCTTCCTGATCATCTTGAAGATCTCGCTGTCCGACACGGCAATCGCCATGCCGCCCTACCGGCCGGTGCTGGAAGGCTTCGCGGTGATCGGCGATTTCATCAGCCAACTCGACTTTGACAACTATGTCTTCCTCACGGAGGACTCTCTCTATTTCAACTCGTATGTCTCGTCGCTGCGCATCGCGCTGATTTCCACCTTCCTCCTGCTGCTCATCGGTTATCCGATGGCGCTCGCCATGGCGCGAGCCTCTGTCAGCATTCGCCCGACCCTGGTCATGCTGGTCATCCTGCCATTCTGGACTTCCTTCCTGATCCGCGTCTATGCCTGGATCGGCATCCTGAAGCCCGAGGGGCTGCTGACGGTGCTACTCCAATCGTTGGGCCTGATGGACGAAGGCAGCCAGGTGCAGATCTTCCGCACCGAGATCGCCGTCTTTATCGGCATCGTCTATTCCTACCTGCCCTTCATGGTGCTGCCGCTCTATTCCGCTCTCGAAAAGATGGATGGCACGCTTCTTGAAGCCGCGAGCGATCTCGGTTGCCCGCCCTGGAAGGCCTTCTGGAAGATCACCTTCCCGCTGTCGATCCCGGGTGTCATCGCCGGCTCGATGATCTGCTTCATCCCGATCACGGGCGAATTCGTCATTCCCGATCTTCTCGGTGGTGCCAACACGCTGATGATCGGCAAGACGTTGTGGACCGAGTTCTTCGGCAATCGCGACTGGCCGCTCGCCTCCGCCGTTGCCGTCCTGCTGCTTCTCATTCTGGTCGTGCCCATCGCCATCTTCCAGAACCAGCAGCAGAAAGCGTGA
- a CDS encoding ABC transporter permease codes for MRPGKFDATILTLGFAFLYIPILILVIYSFNESKLVTVWGGFSLKWYGEMWRNAGLMSAAWVTLQVGLLSASLGTVLGTLAALTLVRFTRFKGRLLFSGMVYAPLVMPEVITGLSLLLLFVAIGVDRGLMTVVIAHTTFTMCYVAIVVQSRLLTFDTSLEEAAQDLGCPPVKTFFKITLPLILPAVISGWMLAFTLSLDDLVIASFTTGPGATTLPIKIYSQVRLGVTPEINAICTILIGIVTIGVIIASVGTKQRELQRQRDEHVAARGTTA; via the coding sequence ATGAGACCCGGAAAATTTGACGCGACGATCCTGACACTCGGTTTCGCCTTTCTCTACATCCCGATCCTGATCCTGGTGATCTACTCCTTCAACGAGTCGAAGCTGGTGACGGTCTGGGGCGGCTTTTCGCTGAAATGGTACGGCGAGATGTGGCGCAATGCCGGGCTGATGAGCGCGGCCTGGGTCACGCTGCAGGTCGGCCTCCTGAGTGCTTCGCTCGGCACGGTCCTCGGGACGCTCGCCGCGCTGACACTAGTCCGCTTTACACGCTTCAAGGGACGCTTGCTGTTTTCGGGCATGGTCTATGCGCCGCTCGTCATGCCTGAGGTCATCACGGGCCTGTCACTGCTTCTGCTCTTCGTGGCGATCGGCGTCGACCGGGGTCTGATGACCGTCGTCATCGCACACACGACCTTCACCATGTGCTACGTGGCGATCGTCGTGCAGTCGCGCCTGCTCACCTTCGACACGAGCCTCGAAGAGGCAGCCCAGGACCTCGGCTGCCCGCCGGTCAAGACCTTCTTCAAGATCACCCTGCCTCTCATCCTGCCCGCCGTCATATCCGGCTGGATGCTGGCCTTCACGCTCTCGCTGGACGATCTCGTGATCGCGAGCTTCACAACAGGGCCGGGTGCGACGACGCTGCCGATCAAGATCTATTCACAGGTACGCCTGGGGGTCACACCCGAAATCAATGCCATCTGCACCATCCTGATCGGCATCGTCACCATCGGGGTGATCATCGCATCTGTCGGCACAAAGCAGCGGGAACTCCAGCGGCAGCGAGACGAGCATGTCGCTGCGCGCGGCACCACGGCCTGA
- a CDS encoding DUF6460 domain-containing protein — protein sequence MQTLLSGFIKLALASLLAGSLLSFFGITPRAALDTLGVTAEDLHNGIVSAFAWAAPRMLIGAVVILPIWLVTYLLMPPRG from the coding sequence GTGCAGACATTGCTATCAGGCTTCATCAAATTGGCGCTGGCCTCGCTGCTGGCAGGCAGTCTTCTGTCCTTCTTCGGCATAACGCCGAGGGCCGCGCTCGACACGCTGGGCGTGACGGCGGAGGATTTGCATAACGGCATCGTGTCTGCCTTTGCCTGGGCAGCACCCCGAATGCTGATAGGCGCCGTCGTCATCTTGCCTATCTGGCTGGTCACCTATCTGCTGATGCCGCCCCGGGGCTGA
- a CDS encoding AsmA family protein: MIFSRRAGQSESPGSAGPGRRTRRLIKLVLSVVVFGALVSVSLRVAAPHLISSAVVRSAIESSMAQWAGHPVSIEDVAQLRFWPRPEVTLNGVSIRRAGDHPDEPFVEIQSLSAEFSLLSAVRGKPDFNDFRFEQPQIRIERDVDGRLDWSGDGLLNAAVREALATQTTAASDGDTKKTEIGSVEIVDGEITLIDARSGARIVADRINAKIDWPRLAAPLSGQATFNVQDRGLSLSLQTPTPLLLLGGAASQVDISASLPGMRGQLKGVIDLNRGRLEQADVDLSVSDVPQAASVLGLRVAGTERWQTASLKAQVTNAGDEWRFDNLEFKINGSPGDGILTLKKRTGAKPLLIGTVAVDLLKIDDFLQALSIDLGDRANVRLPSLTRWVDFDMRVSAATATAGNFQLTDLGASLTGGGDALKLVIGDTRFMGGALSARLSVSGHGVDQGVEIAVMMDRIDLGSLVSRLSPGSLSLKGTGSLTLDAKLAGPGWQRNVDAMSGRLDIRADNGEIGGLNAEGLRRMSTDRAYFQLSAAGTGEFDYRSLDMSVRFSEGSAEVEKARIVGERDTLVLSGIIPYSRQALALTGELSEVAPKAQTTAPLRFFIGGSWHDPVISPIPPLPAAGQ, encoded by the coding sequence ATGATATTCTCGCGACGCGCCGGACAATCTGAAAGCCCTGGAAGCGCCGGCCCCGGTCGGCGGACCCGGCGGCTGATCAAACTCGTGCTCTCGGTGGTCGTTTTCGGCGCGCTCGTCTCCGTTTCCCTGCGTGTCGCCGCTCCGCATCTGATTTCCAGTGCCGTCGTGCGATCGGCGATCGAATCGTCCATGGCACAATGGGCTGGACACCCCGTGTCGATCGAGGATGTCGCCCAACTGCGGTTCTGGCCACGCCCCGAAGTGACCCTCAATGGCGTCAGCATTCGGCGTGCGGGCGACCACCCCGACGAGCCCTTCGTTGAAATCCAGAGCCTGTCCGCAGAATTCAGCCTCCTTTCGGCCGTGAGAGGCAAACCCGATTTCAACGACTTCCGGTTCGAGCAGCCGCAGATCCGGATTGAGCGCGATGTCGATGGACGGCTGGACTGGAGCGGTGACGGGCTGTTGAACGCGGCCGTGCGCGAAGCGCTGGCCACACAGACGACAGCAGCGTCTGACGGCGACACCAAGAAGACGGAAATCGGGTCAGTCGAAATCGTCGACGGCGAGATCACCCTGATCGATGCGCGGAGCGGCGCCAGGATCGTCGCCGACCGGATCAATGCCAAGATCGACTGGCCGCGCCTGGCGGCCCCTCTTTCCGGGCAGGCGACGTTCAATGTGCAAGACCGTGGCCTGTCGCTTTCCCTGCAGACCCCTACCCCCTTGCTGCTGCTCGGAGGCGCGGCGAGCCAGGTCGACATTTCCGCGTCGCTTCCGGGTATGCGGGGGCAGCTCAAGGGGGTGATCGACCTCAACCGGGGCAGACTGGAACAAGCCGATGTCGATCTGAGCGTTTCGGATGTGCCGCAGGCGGCCTCCGTGCTCGGATTGCGTGTCGCCGGAACGGAGCGGTGGCAGACCGCTTCGTTGAAGGCGCAGGTGACGAATGCCGGAGACGAGTGGCGCTTCGACAATCTCGAATTCAAGATCAATGGCAGCCCCGGCGACGGTATCCTCACATTGAAGAAGCGCACCGGCGCGAAACCGCTGCTGATCGGAACGGTGGCGGTCGATCTTCTCAAGATCGACGACTTCCTTCAGGCCCTGTCCATCGACTTGGGCGATCGCGCCAATGTGCGACTGCCGAGCCTCACCCGATGGGTGGATTTCGACATGCGGGTGTCCGCCGCGACTGCCACTGCTGGCAATTTCCAACTGACCGATCTCGGTGCCAGCCTGACCGGTGGCGGCGACGCGCTGAAGCTGGTGATCGGGGACACGCGGTTCATGGGGGGAGCGCTTTCGGCGCGCCTGAGCGTGAGTGGCCATGGTGTCGACCAAGGCGTCGAAATCGCCGTGATGATGGATCGGATCGATCTCGGGTCGCTGGTATCCCGGCTTTCGCCCGGGAGCCTCTCGCTCAAGGGGACCGGCTCACTGACGCTTGATGCCAAGCTTGCCGGGCCCGGATGGCAACGCAATGTCGATGCCATGTCGGGCAGACTCGACATCCGCGCAGACAATGGCGAAATCGGCGGGCTGAATGCGGAGGGACTGCGGCGCATGTCGACCGACCGGGCCTATTTCCAGCTGAGCGCGGCCGGTACTGGGGAGTTCGACTACCGAAGCCTCGACATGTCCGTCCGCTTCTCGGAGGGTTCGGCGGAAGTGGAGAAGGCCCGGATCGTGGGCGAACGGGACACTCTCGTTCTGTCCGGCATCATCCCTTACAGCCGTCAGGCTCTGGCGCTGACGGGAGAGCTCTCAGAAGTGGCCCCCAAGGCACAAACGACAGCGCCTTTGCGCTTCTTTATCGGTGGCTCGTGGCATGACCCCGTCATCTCGCCGATTCCGCCTCTTCCGGCCGCAGGTCAATAA
- a CDS encoding acetoacetate--CoA ligase, with amino-acid sequence MTELVPLWTPSDAFMASQPLTHFIEWCATREGHSFAGYDAFYDWSVEDRASFWSAVWDYCGVVGEKGDVALADDGDMLKARFFPQAQINFAENLLAHAGDGDALVFRGENKVSDRWSWSRLTATVSRLQQALAAMGIGEGDRIAAMMPNMPETVALMLAATSLGAIWSSCSPDFGDQGVLDRFGQIEPKLFIACDGYWYNGKRQDVADKIVTVAAKLDVPVLVVPYAGDTAALLARLPNGRSFDQFIADFSVRDIEYRRLPFSHPIYILFSSGTTGVPKCIVHSAGGTLLQQLKEHRFHCGLQAGEKLFYFTTCGWMMWNWLVSGLACGATLCLYDGSPFYPDGNVLFDYAAEESFAIFGTSAKYIDAVRKGGLTPKTTHDLSSLRLMTSTGSPLSPEGFSFVYEGIRDDIQLASISGGTDIVSCFVLGNPLKPVWRGEIQGPGLGLAIDVWNDDGKPVRGEKGELVCTKAFPSMPVMFWNDPEGAKYRAAYFERFDNIWCHGDFAEWTEHGGIIIHGRSDATLNPGGVRIGTAEIYNQVEQMDEVVEALCIGQDWEDDVRVVLFVRLASGLSLTEELDRKIKTRIRTGATPRHVPAKIVEVADIPRTKSGKIVELAVREVVHGRPVKNKEALANPEALSLFANLEPLRS; translated from the coding sequence ATGACTGAACTGGTACCCCTTTGGACACCCTCCGACGCCTTTATGGCGTCGCAACCCCTGACCCATTTCATTGAGTGGTGTGCCACCCGCGAGGGCCACAGCTTTGCGGGTTATGATGCGTTCTACGACTGGTCTGTCGAAGACCGCGCGTCCTTCTGGTCGGCGGTCTGGGACTATTGTGGCGTGGTGGGAGAGAAGGGGGACGTGGCGCTTGCCGATGATGGCGACATGCTCAAGGCACGGTTCTTCCCGCAAGCGCAAATCAACTTTGCCGAAAATCTCCTCGCCCATGCGGGGGACGGTGATGCGCTGGTCTTCCGCGGAGAGAACAAGGTGTCGGACCGCTGGTCCTGGTCGCGCCTGACAGCCACCGTCTCACGCCTTCAACAGGCCTTGGCTGCAATGGGCATCGGCGAAGGCGACCGCATTGCAGCCATGATGCCGAACATGCCCGAGACTGTGGCCCTGATGCTGGCTGCGACCTCGCTCGGCGCCATCTGGTCCTCCTGCTCCCCCGATTTTGGCGACCAGGGTGTGCTCGATCGCTTTGGTCAGATTGAACCCAAGCTCTTCATCGCCTGCGATGGTTACTGGTACAATGGCAAGCGGCAGGACGTGGCGGACAAGATCGTCACCGTTGCCGCCAAGCTCGATGTCCCCGTCCTCGTCGTACCGTATGCCGGCGACACCGCAGCACTTCTCGCACGATTGCCGAATGGCCGCAGCTTCGATCAGTTCATCGCGGATTTCTCGGTCAGGGATATCGAATACCGCAGACTGCCATTCTCGCATCCGATCTACATTCTTTTCTCTTCCGGCACGACGGGTGTGCCGAAATGCATCGTGCATTCGGCCGGTGGCACGCTGTTGCAGCAACTGAAAGAGCATCGCTTCCACTGCGGTCTTCAGGCCGGCGAAAAGCTGTTCTATTTCACCACCTGCGGCTGGATGATGTGGAACTGGCTGGTCTCCGGCCTCGCATGCGGCGCGACACTTTGCCTCTATGACGGTTCGCCCTTCTATCCCGACGGCAATGTGCTCTTCGACTATGCGGCCGAAGAGAGTTTTGCGATCTTCGGTACGTCTGCAAAGTATATCGACGCTGTGCGCAAGGGTGGGCTGACGCCCAAGACCACGCATGACCTGTCGAGTCTGCGCCTGATGACCTCGACCGGTTCGCCGCTCTCGCCTGAAGGCTTCTCATTTGTGTATGAGGGCATCCGCGACGACATCCAGCTCGCCTCCATTTCCGGCGGCACCGACATCGTGTCCTGCTTCGTGCTCGGCAATCCGCTGAAGCCCGTCTGGCGCGGAGAGATCCAGGGTCCGGGCCTCGGTCTCGCAATCGACGTCTGGAATGATGACGGAAAGCCGGTGCGCGGCGAAAAGGGCGAACTGGTCTGCACCAAGGCTTTCCCTTCCATGCCCGTGATGTTCTGGAACGACCCGGAGGGCGCCAAATACCGCGCTGCCTATTTCGAGCGCTTCGACAACATCTGGTGCCACGGCGATTTCGCCGAATGGACCGAGCATGGCGGCATCATCATTCACGGCCGCTCGGATGCGACGTTGAACCCGGGCGGCGTGCGCATCGGCACGGCGGAGATCTACAATCAGGTCGAACAGATGGACGAAGTGGTCGAAGCCCTTTGCATCGGTCAGGACTGGGAAGACGACGTTCGTGTCGTTCTCTTTGTTCGGCTCGCTTCCGGGCTCAGCCTGACGGAAGAGCTCGACAGGAAGATCAAGACCAGGATCCGCACCGGCGCCACGCCGCGTCACGTTCCGGCGAAGATCGTAGAGGTCGCGGATATCCCCCGCACCAAATCCGGAAAGATCGTCGAACTCGCCGTGCGCGAAGTCGTGCATGGCCGGCCGGTCAAGAACAAGGAAGCACTCGCCAATCCGGAAGCTCTCTCCCTCTTCGCCAACCTGGAACCACTGCGCTCCTGA